One Bacillus sp. FJAT-52991 genomic region harbors:
- a CDS encoding response regulator transcription factor, with amino-acid sequence MTHILIVDDEEDMRHLISMYLENAGFTVSHAEDGQEASKQLVKGKTDLVLLDIMLPGKNGFEICTDIRKTSEIPVIFLTAKGEEWDKVKGLQIGGDDYIVKPFSPGELTARIRAVLRRFHKEDEQATTIEKAGILVDLSSHAVKVKRKSVPLTLKEFELLLLLIKNVGRVFSREQLLTMIWGDDYSGGTRTVDTHIKTLRMKLGKEAGAAVATVWGIGYKFEDPTA; translated from the coding sequence ATGACTCATATTTTAATTGTTGATGATGAAGAAGATATGCGCCACCTAATCTCCATGTATTTGGAGAATGCTGGATTTACGGTGAGCCATGCGGAAGATGGTCAAGAAGCAAGCAAACAATTGGTGAAAGGTAAAACGGATCTTGTTTTATTAGATATTATGCTTCCGGGGAAAAACGGCTTTGAGATTTGTACAGATATTCGTAAAACAAGTGAAATTCCAGTGATCTTTTTAACAGCAAAAGGGGAAGAATGGGATAAGGTGAAAGGGTTGCAAATTGGCGGGGATGATTATATTGTCAAACCGTTTTCACCAGGTGAATTAACGGCAAGAATTCGGGCTGTGTTACGTCGTTTCCATAAGGAAGATGAACAAGCAACCACCATTGAGAAAGCCGGTATTTTAGTCGATTTAAGCTCTCATGCAGTGAAAGTGAAGCGAAAATCTGTTCCGTTGACGTTAAAGGAGTTTGAGTTATTGCTGTTGCTTATTAAAAATGTAGGTCGCGTTTTTTCGCGTGAACAGCTGTTAACGATGATTTGGGGGGATGATTATAGTGGTGGGACTAGAACGGTAGATACACATATTAAAACATTGCGAATGAAGCTTGGTAAGGAGGCTGGAGCAGCGGTGGCAACAGTGTGGGGGATCGGTTATAAATTTGAGGACCCAACTGCATGA
- a CDS encoding sensor histidine kinase, which translates to MSLAKKLWLTLFITLLLSIGFAYALSYTLYQKLYVGSVEKEMLQAGKSLALDYEGGELTDELIEQIDWYNEKAKFEVFAVRNPRELAACVPFEIDYDTLIGPAEREQLLKNEPVKKVGYVARFDRKVISVVVPLLEEQRLQGIIYLYLPLENMEELTADLTIYWVIGAALFFIVLLVIGTKWARYLTRPLEEMKHAAVQLSEGDFSTRVNVKTKDEIGQLAATFNHMAESIDKEDEKKREFLATVSHELRTPLSYIKGYSEALSSGMVKEEEQEQQYVHIITREAKRMERLVNDLLELIKLEGDSSAIEKVPLPLAETIHQTLQRLMPAVIQKNVALKEELDHDIIIEGDEGRLEQVIFNLVDNALRYTEAGGLITVRSFERDGKAIVECKDSGIGIPPEDLQKITERFYRVNKARTRADGGTGLGLSIVENIIKGHQGRLLITSEYGHGTTVTIEFPLLEEDDN; encoded by the coding sequence ATGAGCTTAGCAAAAAAGCTGTGGCTTACTTTATTCATAACATTGTTGCTTTCGATTGGCTTCGCCTATGCTTTGTCCTATACGCTGTATCAAAAACTATATGTCGGCAGTGTGGAAAAGGAAATGCTTCAAGCGGGCAAAAGTTTAGCGCTTGATTATGAAGGCGGCGAACTGACTGATGAATTGATCGAGCAGATAGATTGGTATAATGAGAAAGCCAAGTTTGAAGTGTTTGCGGTTCGAAATCCAAGAGAGCTGGCTGCTTGTGTGCCTTTTGAGATCGACTATGACACATTAATTGGTCCAGCTGAACGAGAGCAACTGTTGAAAAATGAGCCGGTAAAAAAGGTTGGTTATGTGGCCAGGTTTGATCGAAAAGTGATTTCGGTTGTTGTTCCTTTATTAGAAGAGCAGAGACTGCAAGGAATTATTTATTTATATTTGCCGCTTGAAAATATGGAAGAGTTAACAGCTGATTTAACTATTTATTGGGTGATTGGTGCCGCTTTATTTTTTATCGTTTTGTTAGTAATTGGAACAAAATGGGCAAGATATTTAACGCGCCCGCTTGAAGAAATGAAGCACGCAGCTGTTCAACTGTCAGAAGGAGATTTTTCGACACGAGTCAATGTGAAGACGAAGGATGAAATTGGCCAGCTTGCCGCAACTTTCAACCATATGGCAGAGTCGATTGATAAGGAAGATGAAAAGAAAAGGGAGTTCTTGGCCACTGTTTCGCATGAATTGCGTACACCGCTTAGTTATATAAAAGGGTACAGCGAAGCGCTTTCATCTGGTATGGTTAAAGAAGAGGAACAAGAGCAGCAGTACGTGCATATTATTACGAGAGAAGCGAAAAGGATGGAGCGGCTTGTCAATGATTTGCTTGAACTGATTAAGCTTGAAGGGGATTCTTCCGCTATAGAAAAAGTTCCGCTGCCGTTGGCTGAAACGATTCATCAAACACTTCAAAGACTGATGCCTGCAGTTATACAGAAAAATGTTGCCCTGAAAGAAGAGCTGGATCATGATATTATTATTGAAGGAGATGAAGGTCGTCTCGAACAAGTCATTTTCAACTTGGTGGATAATGCACTGAGGTATACGGAAGCAGGTGGCTTGATTACCGTACGTTCGTTTGAAAGGGATGGAAAAGCTATAGTCGAATGCAAGGACTCTGGTATTGGCATTCCTCCAGAAGACTTACAAAAGATTACGGAACGATTTTACCGCGTCAATAAGGCGCGGACAAGAGCAGACGGTGGAACAGGTTTAGGCTTGTCAATTGTTGAAAACATTATTAAAGGTCATCAAGGACGATTATTGATTACTAGTGAGTATGGCCATGGAACGACGGTAACAATTGAATTTCCTTTACTTGAAGAAGATGATAATTAA
- a CDS encoding FixH family protein: MKKQWMMMVVICSLFLLGACGQQKQQTENTAPPQPIEAELTVPEKAAVNEEVTLTTKVTQGEEIVSDADEVMYEVWQEGKKEDSEMIEAEKDKEGNYIAKKAFAQDGVYHVQVHVTARGLHTMPKKPITIGQGQPTDSTTTPQETEEHQQHS; this comes from the coding sequence ATGAAGAAACAATGGATGATGATGGTTGTGATTTGTTCCCTTTTTCTATTAGGGGCTTGTGGACAACAAAAGCAACAAACCGAAAACACAGCACCACCACAACCAATTGAAGCAGAATTGACTGTACCTGAGAAAGCAGCAGTAAATGAAGAAGTCACGCTAACAACAAAAGTGACACAAGGAGAAGAAATCGTCAGTGATGCGGATGAAGTGATGTATGAAGTATGGCAGGAAGGCAAAAAAGAAGACAGTGAAATGATCGAAGCAGAAAAAGATAAAGAAGGAAATTACATCGCGAAAAAAGCGTTTGCGCAAGATGGTGTCTATCACGTACAAGTTCATGTAACTGCAAGAGGATTGCACACAATGCCTAAGAAACCAATCACTATTGGACAAGGACAGCCGACTGATTCGACTACCACTCCACAAGAAACAGAAGAACATCAACAACATTCTTAA
- the yhfH gene encoding protein YhfH has translation MVKNIVDFFKNIPAKQCTKCGSYIEEQHECYGNHCDDCIEIQDI, from the coding sequence ATGGTTAAAAATATTGTTGATTTTTTTAAAAACATTCCGGCAAAACAATGTACGAAATGCGGTTCTTATATAGAAGAACAACATGAGTGCTATGGCAACCATTGCGATGACTGCATCGAAATCCAAGACATCTAA
- a CDS encoding MBL fold metallo-hydrolase translates to MKVTIIGCWGGYPKVNEATSGYLFEEEGFKLLVDCGSGVLSKLQHHIAPEELNAVLLSHYHADHIADIGVLQHALLIQKHLGKEVTTLPIYAHNEDSSFASLTYKDLTEGRVYQPNQTLTIGPFIVEFLRTVHSVPCFAMKISAHGHTVVYTADSAFQQQFIPFAKECDLLLCESNFYSGMDGKVAGHMTSTEAGRLANSACVRTLVLTHLPHFGELAKLKEEAESEFHGTVLLAKQDLEIEI, encoded by the coding sequence ATGAAAGTTACTATCATTGGTTGCTGGGGCGGTTATCCGAAAGTCAACGAAGCAACTTCTGGTTATTTATTTGAAGAGGAAGGATTTAAGTTGCTCGTTGACTGTGGCAGTGGGGTACTATCTAAATTGCAACATCATATAGCACCAGAAGAATTAAATGCAGTATTACTTTCTCATTATCATGCCGATCATATAGCTGATATCGGTGTATTACAACACGCTTTATTGATTCAGAAGCATTTAGGAAAAGAGGTGACGACTTTACCTATTTATGCTCATAACGAAGATTCGTCATTCGCTTCACTTACATATAAAGATTTGACGGAAGGAAGAGTGTATCAACCGAATCAAACATTAACCATTGGTCCATTTATAGTTGAGTTTTTACGCACCGTTCATTCTGTGCCGTGTTTTGCTATGAAAATTTCAGCTCATGGTCATACCGTCGTGTACACAGCTGACTCTGCTTTTCAACAACAGTTTATTCCGTTTGCGAAAGAATGTGACCTTCTTCTTTGTGAAAGTAATTTTTATAGTGGGATGGATGGGAAAGTGGCTGGTCATATGACGAGTACAGAAGCGGGAAGATTGGCCAATTCTGCATGCGTACGGACATTAGTTTTAACGCATTTGCCACATTTTGGCGAACTGGCTAAGTTAAAAGAAGAAGCGGAATCTGAATTTCATGGTACAGTATTATTAGCGAAGCAAGATTTAGAAATAGAGATATAG
- a CDS encoding lipoate--protein ligase — translation MLFIDNRGITDPRINLAIEEYAVKHLNINETYLLFYINEPSIIIGKNQNTIEEVNIDYVEKEGIHIVRRLSGGGAVYHDLGNLNFSFITKDDGDSFHNFLKFTEPVITALNKLGVQAELSGRNDILANGFKISGNAQFSTKGRMFSHGTLLFNTNMDEVVSALKVRKDKIESKGIKSIRSRVTNIAELLKHDMSIEEFREFLLKAIFEQEEPIPQYKLEEKDWEIIHQISEDRYKNWDWNFGKSPTFNIQRSHRFPVGLIDVRLDIKNGRIQLCKIFGDFFGVGNVHEIEEKLIGIRYEKNEIAQALDQLSLSHYFGKMTQEEFLQLLY, via the coding sequence ATGCTATTTATTGATAATCGAGGAATAACAGACCCGAGAATAAATTTAGCTATTGAAGAATATGCGGTTAAACATTTAAATATTAACGAAACATATTTGCTCTTTTATATAAATGAGCCTTCGATTATTATCGGTAAAAATCAAAATACAATTGAAGAAGTAAATATAGACTATGTCGAGAAAGAAGGCATTCATATTGTGCGACGTTTGTCTGGAGGCGGTGCGGTGTATCATGATTTAGGAAATTTGAACTTCAGCTTTATCACAAAGGATGATGGAGATAGCTTTCATAATTTCCTTAAATTCACGGAACCGGTAATCACTGCCTTAAATAAGCTTGGCGTACAAGCAGAGCTAAGTGGAAGAAATGATATTTTGGCGAACGGATTCAAGATTTCCGGCAATGCTCAGTTTTCGACAAAGGGCCGGATGTTTAGTCATGGTACGTTACTTTTTAATACGAATATGGACGAGGTGGTTTCTGCTTTAAAGGTTAGAAAAGATAAAATTGAATCGAAAGGAATTAAATCGATTCGTAGTCGAGTCACTAACATTGCTGAGCTGCTTAAACATGATATGAGCATTGAAGAGTTTCGCGAGTTTTTATTAAAAGCAATTTTTGAACAAGAAGAGCCGATTCCACAATATAAGCTCGAAGAAAAAGATTGGGAAATTATTCATCAAATTTCTGAGGATCGATATAAAAATTGGGATTGGAATTTTGGAAAATCACCAACTTTTAATATTCAGCGTTCACATCGTTTTCCGGTAGGATTGATTGATGTTCGATTGGATATTAAAAATGGGCGAATACAGCTTTGCAAAATTTTTGGTGACTTTTTTGGCGTTGGAAATGTCCACGAAATTGAAGAAAAACTAATCGGTATACGCTATGAAAAGAACGAGATTGCCCAGGCGTTAGATCAACTTTCGCTTTCGCATTATTTCGGAAAAATGACGCAAGAAGAATTTTTACAGTTGCTTTATTAA
- a CDS encoding fatty acid--CoA ligase family protein translates to MNLSVALSESAAKFKGKTAYHFLDKTATYEELNTAVNQFASGLNQLGIQKGDHIALLLGNSPHFIISLYGALRAGVTVIPINPLYTPDEISYIVNNGDVKAIVLLDILVPLVEKMNQYSPLVEQYIVCETNDERAQGVDLTLDKLKTFSALLSLGSADYQGPELLDDDVAVILYTSGTTGKPKGAMLTHNNLYSNARDISSYLQISEEDCVITVLPMFHVFCLSISLNAPLISGATILIFPQFSPKEVFALAKQHQATVFAGVPTMYNFLYQYPDGDVESFANIRLCISGGSSMPVALLENFEKKFHVIVSEGYGLSEASPVTCFNPLDRSRKAGSIGCSIMNVENKVVNELGEELPPGDVGELVVRGPNVMKGYYKEPEETAAVLKDGWLHTGDLARRDQDGYFYIVDRMKDLVIVGGYNVYPREIEEVLYSHPDIVEAAVVGVPDPDYGESVLAFVVAKDEHLNEAAVIDYCHHHLAKYKLPRKVEFLEELPKNTTGKILRRSLKKQVQQS, encoded by the coding sequence ATGAATCTTTCAGTGGCACTGTCGGAGTCAGCAGCGAAATTCAAGGGGAAAACAGCGTATCATTTTCTAGACAAGACGGCTACATACGAAGAATTGAATACAGCCGTTAATCAGTTTGCTTCGGGACTTAACCAGCTTGGGATTCAAAAAGGGGATCATATTGCACTGTTATTGGGAAATTCTCCTCATTTTATCATTTCCTTGTACGGAGCGTTACGGGCTGGGGTAACTGTTATTCCAATAAACCCACTCTATACACCAGATGAGATCAGTTATATTGTGAATAATGGAGATGTAAAAGCTATTGTTTTACTTGATATATTAGTTCCGCTTGTTGAAAAAATGAATCAATATTCACCTCTTGTTGAGCAGTATATTGTTTGTGAAACAAATGATGAACGTGCCCAAGGAGTAGATTTGACGTTAGATAAATTGAAAACGTTTTCTGCTCTGTTATCTCTAGGTAGCGCCGACTATCAAGGACCGGAGCTGTTAGATGATGATGTTGCGGTGATTTTGTATACGTCTGGTACAACAGGGAAGCCAAAAGGGGCGATGCTTACACATAATAATTTGTATTCTAACGCGAGAGATATCAGTAGTTACTTACAAATATCAGAGGAAGATTGTGTCATTACTGTTCTTCCAATGTTCCATGTGTTTTGTTTAAGTATATCGTTAAATGCCCCGTTAATTAGCGGAGCAACGATCCTAATTTTTCCTCAGTTCAGTCCGAAAGAAGTATTTGCTTTGGCAAAACAACATCAAGCTACAGTATTTGCTGGTGTTCCGACGATGTACAATTTCCTATATCAATATCCTGATGGAGATGTGGAAAGTTTTGCGAATATCCGTTTATGTATTTCAGGCGGTTCATCTATGCCCGTTGCGTTGCTTGAAAACTTTGAGAAGAAATTTCATGTAATTGTATCAGAAGGGTATGGACTGTCTGAGGCTAGTCCTGTTACTTGTTTTAATCCATTAGATCGGTCGCGAAAAGCAGGTTCGATCGGCTGTTCAATTATGAATGTAGAAAATAAAGTAGTCAATGAGCTAGGAGAAGAATTACCGCCAGGAGACGTAGGAGAATTAGTTGTTCGAGGGCCGAATGTCATGAAGGGGTATTATAAAGAGCCTGAGGAAACTGCTGCTGTTTTGAAAGACGGCTGGCTGCATACTGGTGATCTTGCTCGAAGGGATCAGGATGGATATTTCTATATTGTCGATCGAATGAAGGATCTTGTCATCGTGGGAGGATATAATGTGTACCCTCGTGAAATAGAGGAAGTTCTCTATAGTCATCCGGATATTGTTGAAGCAGCTGTGGTAGGTGTTCCCGATCCTGATTATGGAGAAAGTGTGCTCGCTTTTGTTGTTGCTAAAGACGAGCATTTAAATGAAGCGGCTGTCATCGACTATTGTCATCATCACCTGGCGAAATATAAACTCCCAAGAAAAGTAGAATTTTTAGAAGAACTTCCGAAAAATACAACAGGTAAGATCTTACGAAGGTCATTAAAAAAACAAGTACAACAAAGTTAA